The Edaphobacter sp. 12200R-103 genome contains a region encoding:
- a CDS encoding hemolysin family protein — protein MLEWILFRVILVAFFILATSFFVAAEFALVSVRETRVQQLIAHGRPGAVTALKLKQSIDEFLPAVQLGVTLASLALGWVGEPAVADILLRFAGDWLHQLSPHASIYAHTAAVIIAFALITYFEVLLGELVPKSLALQRTERIALAVAGPMDVFIRMTRPLIRLMNSSATIVLRAFRTPLRGEGGVHSPEELKLIATATRRMGLLPVFQEEIIHRAIELSHVTVREIMTPRGKIFSLPADMPIEQASARIVEEQHSRIPVYDPAGPGTDNIIGILYSKDVSRFMHMRSVALAFGGRGQSGLTIRQIMRRAIVVPETKIAIELLQEFQQNRRQIAIVVDEFGSTVGLVSAEDVLEQLVGELDDEFDVTRSALTSATGVMALDGSTSLRDLRNQLHWEFPREAGVETLAGFLLSQLGHIPASGESIEYDGRRYTVAEMNGHRISRINVEPLNSPVDYAPYEEESREATQ, from the coding sequence ATGCTTGAGTGGATACTCTTTCGCGTCATTCTGGTCGCCTTCTTCATCTTGGCTACCAGTTTCTTTGTCGCGGCCGAGTTTGCCCTCGTCAGCGTTCGTGAGACCCGCGTCCAGCAGTTGATCGCGCATGGCCGTCCGGGCGCCGTCACAGCCCTCAAGCTCAAGCAGAGTATCGATGAGTTTCTGCCCGCCGTTCAGCTTGGCGTGACGCTTGCCTCGCTCGCCCTCGGCTGGGTCGGTGAACCCGCCGTGGCCGATATTCTGCTTCGGTTCGCCGGAGATTGGCTGCATCAGCTATCTCCTCACGCTTCCATCTACGCCCATACAGCTGCTGTCATCATCGCCTTTGCCCTGATCACCTACTTTGAGGTGCTTCTGGGAGAGCTCGTCCCCAAGTCGCTTGCCCTGCAGCGGACCGAGCGGATTGCTCTGGCGGTCGCCGGTCCGATGGATGTCTTCATCCGGATGACCCGCCCGCTCATCCGCCTCATGAACAGTTCCGCCACGATCGTGCTCCGCGCCTTCCGCACGCCTCTGCGAGGCGAAGGCGGCGTGCACTCGCCGGAGGAACTCAAACTGATCGCCACGGCCACGCGCCGTATGGGGCTGTTACCGGTCTTTCAGGAAGAGATCATCCACCGGGCCATCGAACTGAGCCATGTCACCGTACGCGAGATCATGACGCCGCGCGGTAAGATCTTCTCCCTGCCGGCCGACATGCCGATTGAGCAGGCCAGCGCTCGCATCGTAGAGGAGCAGCATTCCCGTATCCCGGTCTACGATCCCGCTGGCCCCGGCACCGACAATATCATCGGCATCCTCTACTCCAAAGATGTCTCCCGCTTCATGCATATGCGTTCCGTCGCCCTGGCCTTCGGGGGCCGTGGCCAGTCGGGCCTCACCATCCGTCAGATCATGCGCAGGGCCATCGTCGTGCCGGAAACCAAGATCGCCATCGAGCTCCTGCAGGAGTTCCAGCAGAACCGGCGGCAGATCGCTATCGTCGTGGATGAGTTCGGCAGCACGGTCGGCCTGGTCAGCGCCGAGGATGTACTCGAGCAGTTGGTCGGAGAGTTGGATGACGAGTTCGATGTCACGCGTTCCGCTCTCACCAGCGCCACGGGAGTGATGGCGCTTGACGGCTCAACCTCGCTGCGCGATCTCCGCAACCAGCTCCACTGGGAGTTTCCCCGCGAGGCCGGAGTCGAGACCCTGGCAGGATTCCTCCTCTCACAACTCGGCCATATTCCTGCTTCCGGTGAGAGTATAGAGTATGACGGCCGCCGCTATACCGTCGCCGAGATGAACGGGCACCGCATCAGCCGCATCAACGTCGAGCCTCTCAACTCTCCGGTCGACTATGCCCCCTATGAAGAAGAGAGCAGGGAAGCGACGCAATAA
- the modA gene encoding molybdate ABC transporter substrate-binding protein, which yields MSQLSWWSTLGYRTRRIEPKKWAKLLASLLLVYGLAAPSWAQQAKREIRVAAASDLQPVLPALAERYEKATGIKLVISYGSSGNLTTQILNGAPMDIFLGADFVFPEKVVAAGLADGTAPTQYARGTLVLWARKDSPLQPITLDSLTDKRVTSVAIANDLRAPYGQAAVAALKRLKMYDAVKPHLVVGENITQAAQFVRSGNAQLGFISLTAASTPQFKSEGSFVRVPRSTYAPILQCAVVMKNSDRKGEAHAFLNWLLKPEVQSSLEPMGLEPVH from the coding sequence GTGTCGCAACTTTCATGGTGGTCTACGTTAGGGTATCGTACTCGGCGGATTGAGCCAAAGAAGTGGGCGAAACTGCTTGCTTCCCTGCTGCTTGTCTACGGGCTGGCTGCACCTTCATGGGCCCAGCAGGCAAAACGCGAGATCAGGGTGGCGGCGGCATCCGACCTCCAACCTGTACTGCCAGCGCTGGCTGAGCGATATGAGAAGGCTACTGGGATAAAGCTGGTCATCAGTTACGGCTCGTCGGGAAACCTGACCACCCAGATCCTGAACGGTGCACCGATGGATATCTTTCTCGGCGCCGACTTCGTCTTTCCCGAGAAGGTCGTCGCTGCCGGTCTGGCCGACGGCACGGCTCCCACACAGTATGCGCGCGGAACCCTGGTCCTGTGGGCCCGGAAGGACTCTCCCCTGCAGCCGATTACGCTCGACTCCCTCACGGACAAGCGAGTCACCTCGGTCGCCATCGCCAATGACCTGCGGGCGCCTTACGGACAGGCTGCCGTGGCAGCGCTGAAGCGGCTGAAAATGTACGACGCGGTAAAACCGCACCTCGTGGTAGGGGAAAACATTACGCAGGCGGCACAGTTTGTGAGGTCGGGAAATGCACAGCTCGGCTTCATCTCATTGACTGCGGCCAGCACGCCGCAATTCAAATCGGAAGGCAGCTTTGTACGTGTTCCCCGCTCAACCTATGCTCCCATCCTGCAATGCGCCGTGGTGATGAAGAACTCCGACCGCAAGGGGGAGGCGCACGCCTTCCTGAACTGGCTGCTGAAGCCGGAGGTCCAGAGCAGCCTGGAGCCGATGGGCCTGGAGCCGGTGCACTAG
- a CDS encoding ABC transporter permease, whose amino-acid sequence MKFTQPVINGIFHLASRRRHRHAGEVEALWSRIRQQPLAAIGICLLAIFVVCALFAPWMAPRDPAALDLHGRLASPSSAHWFGTDELGRDIFSRTLYGARISLIVAVTVVGLSLVIGLVAGCAAGFYGGWLDTIINVYVMNAFLALPGILLAIAFVAFMGPGLWNVVIALAISGWVGYARLVRGQVMAVKEREFVEAARALGASDLRILGRHILPNIVQPLIVQAAIGMATAVMAEATLSFLGLGVPPPAASWGSMLNDARSHLFDSPHMVFFPAMAVMLCVLSFNFIGDALRDFMDPRARMRAGL is encoded by the coding sequence ATGAAGTTTACCCAACCAGTGATTAATGGAATATTCCATCTTGCTTCCCGGCGCAGGCACCGTCATGCTGGAGAGGTGGAAGCTTTATGGAGCCGCATCAGGCAGCAGCCTCTGGCGGCAATTGGAATCTGCCTTCTGGCGATCTTTGTGGTCTGTGCCCTCTTCGCCCCGTGGATGGCTCCGCGCGATCCGGCGGCTCTTGACCTGCATGGACGTCTCGCGTCTCCCAGCAGCGCCCACTGGTTCGGAACCGACGAGCTGGGACGCGACATCTTCTCCCGCACGCTGTACGGCGCCCGAATCTCACTGATCGTTGCAGTCACCGTGGTTGGCCTGTCGCTCGTCATCGGCCTGGTTGCCGGCTGCGCCGCAGGTTTCTATGGGGGCTGGCTCGACACCATCATCAACGTCTATGTGATGAACGCCTTTCTTGCGCTGCCGGGAATCCTGCTGGCGATCGCGTTTGTCGCCTTTATGGGCCCGGGGCTGTGGAACGTGGTTATCGCACTCGCGATCTCAGGATGGGTAGGCTATGCGCGGCTGGTCCGCGGGCAGGTGATGGCCGTCAAGGAGCGCGAGTTCGTCGAGGCGGCGCGCGCGCTCGGAGCGTCAGATCTCCGAATCCTCGGCCGGCATATTCTGCCGAACATCGTGCAGCCCTTGATCGTGCAGGCGGCGATCGGAATGGCGACTGCCGTAATGGCTGAGGCCACCCTGAGCTTTCTCGGGCTGGGCGTTCCACCGCCGGCAGCAAGCTGGGGCTCCATGCTGAACGACGCGCGGTCCCACCTCTTCGATTCGCCTCACATGGTCTTCTTCCCGGCAATGGCCGTGATGCTTTGCGTGCTGTCGTTCAACTTTATCGGGGATGCTCTGCGGGACTTCATGGACCCAAGGGCGCGCATGCGGGCAGGGCTCTGA
- the thrC gene encoding threonine synthase produces the protein MKVATHQLRCTECGARIAGSAVNSIFRCPDCNGLYDVIYPWSSTPYGDAPDSGSNLPNVSALRWLWQERRTSTLPVDQSGVWRFRDLFPIVEDVDHVVTLREGNTPLYELPRASKALGLNWVFAKHQGMNPTGSFKDTGMTAALSVARERGFEWVACASTGNTSAAMAAYAARAGMRSIVFIPEGKIAWGKLSQSMDYGALTIQLRTDFDGCVRVLTDLVNEFPIMLLNSVNPYRLEGQKTPAFEMLEQLEWQVPEHVIVPGGNLANGSALVKGFSEMHHLGLIPRVPKISIIQAEGANPLYRSLVENGGEELIPVKANTRATAIRIGNPASWRKALRALRTTGGWCEQASEQEIALAKAEIGAEGIGCEPASAVTLAGLKKLVAQGKIGTDERVVLVLTGHTLKDSNYTIDYHRGELFTDEENASISPQDHLLHAALRKPPIVLEPDTDTVFRELEAQMKLVHA, from the coding sequence ATGAAAGTTGCGACACATCAACTCCGATGCACAGAGTGCGGCGCCAGGATCGCCGGCAGCGCTGTCAACAGCATATTCCGCTGCCCCGACTGTAACGGCCTCTATGACGTTATTTATCCCTGGTCCTCTACGCCTTATGGCGATGCCCCGGACTCCGGCAGCAATCTGCCCAACGTCAGCGCGCTCCGCTGGCTCTGGCAGGAGCGCCGTACCTCCACGCTTCCGGTCGATCAGTCCGGCGTGTGGCGTTTCCGCGACCTCTTTCCTATCGTCGAAGACGTCGATCATGTCGTAACCCTGCGTGAGGGCAACACTCCGCTCTACGAGCTTCCCCGAGCCTCCAAGGCATTAGGCCTGAACTGGGTCTTTGCCAAGCATCAGGGCATGAACCCCACCGGTTCCTTCAAGGACACCGGCATGACGGCGGCTCTCTCGGTAGCCAGAGAGCGCGGCTTTGAGTGGGTAGCCTGTGCCTCCACCGGCAACACCTCGGCGGCGATGGCTGCTTACGCTGCCCGGGCCGGGATGCGCTCGATCGTCTTCATTCCCGAGGGCAAGATCGCCTGGGGCAAGCTCTCGCAGTCGATGGACTATGGTGCGCTCACCATCCAGCTCAGGACGGACTTCGACGGTTGCGTCCGCGTTCTGACCGACCTCGTCAACGAGTTCCCCATCATGCTGCTCAATTCGGTGAACCCCTACCGTCTAGAAGGCCAGAAGACTCCCGCCTTTGAGATGCTCGAGCAGCTCGAGTGGCAGGTTCCAGAGCACGTCATCGTTCCTGGCGGAAACCTCGCCAACGGCTCTGCGCTGGTCAAGGGATTCTCCGAGATGCATCATCTTGGCCTGATCCCTCGAGTCCCCAAGATCAGCATCATTCAGGCGGAGGGAGCGAACCCCCTCTACCGCAGCCTCGTCGAGAATGGTGGAGAAGAGCTAATCCCGGTCAAGGCGAACACCCGGGCGACGGCCATCCGGATCGGCAATCCTGCCTCCTGGCGCAAGGCTCTCCGAGCCCTTCGGACCACCGGCGGCTGGTGCGAACAGGCCTCCGAGCAGGAGATTGCGCTCGCCAAAGCCGAGATCGGAGCTGAGGGGATCGGCTGCGAGCCTGCCTCTGCAGTCACCCTTGCCGGACTCAAGAAGCTGGTCGCTCAGGGCAAGATCGGGACCGATGAGCGCGTTGTGCTCGTCCTTACGGGGCATACCCTTAAGGATTCCAACTACACCATCGACTATCATCGTGGCGAGCTGTTTACCGACGAAGAGAACGCGAGCATCTCACCGCAGGATCATCTGCTGCATGCTGCCCTGCGGAAGCCACCTATCGTTCTTGAACCGGACACCGACACGGTCTTCCGCGAGCTCGAAGCCCAGATGAAGCTGGTTCACGCCTGA
- a CDS encoding UDP-N-acetylmuramate dehydrogenase, protein MHQNTLAIQQNVSLAPFTTLRIGGPALYFAEIRTEDDLLDAIAFARKNGLPIFVLGGGSNLLVSDAGFEGLVLHMALNDAVTSVHDGGLVEYTVPAGADWNSFVLSVCQEGISGIECLAGIPGTVGGTPVQNVGAYGQEVAETITSVRALDLEATTFITLGREACGFAYRHSIFNTTDRGRYIVTAVTFRFDLARRPSLTYADLTRHFGHSEPTPLEIYHAVREIRHSKGMLIIEGEPDSRSAGSFFKNPIVTPEIFQYVASTAGLSPDQIPHWPAEGGRIKLAAAWLLERAGFVKGYAMGKAGISSRHTLALINRGNATAADIFALRNTIQQTVKTRFSIELEQEPVQLG, encoded by the coding sequence GTGCACCAGAACACCCTTGCTATCCAGCAGAATGTTTCGCTTGCCCCGTTTACGACCCTTCGCATCGGAGGTCCGGCCCTCTACTTTGCGGAGATCCGGACGGAAGACGATCTCCTGGATGCCATCGCATTTGCCCGGAAAAACGGTCTTCCGATCTTCGTTCTGGGCGGTGGGAGCAACCTGCTGGTATCTGATGCAGGCTTCGAAGGCCTTGTTCTCCATATGGCTCTCAACGATGCGGTTACATCGGTCCATGATGGCGGCTTGGTCGAATACACGGTCCCGGCCGGAGCCGACTGGAACTCCTTCGTCCTCTCGGTCTGTCAGGAGGGAATCAGTGGCATCGAGTGTCTCGCGGGAATCCCCGGCACCGTCGGCGGAACTCCGGTCCAGAACGTCGGCGCGTACGGCCAGGAGGTTGCGGAAACGATAACCTCGGTCCGTGCACTCGATCTTGAGGCTACTACCTTCATCACGCTTGGAAGAGAAGCCTGCGGATTCGCCTACCGGCACAGTATCTTCAACACGACAGACCGTGGCCGCTATATCGTCACTGCGGTCACTTTTCGTTTCGATCTGGCCCGCAGGCCCAGCCTGACTTACGCCGACCTGACCCGCCACTTCGGCCACAGCGAGCCAACACCGCTCGAGATCTATCACGCGGTGCGCGAGATTCGGCACAGTAAGGGGATGCTGATCATCGAAGGCGAGCCGGACAGCCGCAGCGCTGGCTCCTTCTTCAAAAATCCCATCGTTACACCTGAGATATTCCAATACGTAGCTTCCACTGCGGGGCTTTCACCGGATCAGATTCCTCACTGGCCCGCCGAAGGCGGCCGCATCAAACTCGCCGCGGCGTGGCTGCTGGAGCGCGCAGGCTTCGTCAAAGGCTACGCCATGGGAAAAGCCGGAATCTCTTCTCGCCACACGCTCGCGCTGATCAACCGCGGCAATGCTACCGCTGCCGATATCTTCGCTCTGCGAAATACAATTCAGCAAACGGTGAAGACCCGCTTTTCCATCGAGCTCGAGCAGGAGCCAGTCCAACTCGGTTGA
- the modB gene encoding molybdate ABC transporter permease subunit, with the protein MDLEALSLTLRLAAATTLILLLIALPLAWWIASGRGVARALAQAVVALPLVLPPTVLGFYLLIAMGPLTSPGRLLIRLFGHPLAFSFEGLLIGSVLYSLPFAVQPLVAGFESVDAGYIEAAAGLGASPARVFFSVVLPMARSSLLTSTVLAFTHTVGEFGVVLMLGGNIPGATRTLSISLYDLVEDSNYAAANRTALALVIFAMAALLVIYLLPGMRRSRGRQADLVR; encoded by the coding sequence ATGGACCTTGAGGCCCTCTCGCTGACACTGCGGCTGGCAGCCGCCACCACACTGATTCTGCTCCTGATCGCCCTGCCGCTGGCCTGGTGGATCGCATCGGGGCGTGGTGTCGCTCGTGCGCTGGCGCAGGCTGTCGTAGCTCTGCCGCTGGTGCTTCCTCCGACGGTGCTGGGCTTTTACCTTCTGATCGCCATGGGACCGCTGACATCGCCGGGCCGGCTGCTGATCCGACTCTTTGGTCACCCGCTCGCCTTCAGCTTTGAGGGACTGCTGATCGGATCGGTGCTGTACAGCCTGCCGTTTGCCGTGCAGCCGTTGGTCGCCGGGTTCGAGTCCGTCGATGCCGGGTACATCGAGGCGGCCGCCGGTCTGGGGGCCTCTCCGGCGCGCGTGTTCTTCTCGGTCGTGCTTCCCATGGCGCGTTCGTCGCTGCTTACCAGCACGGTGCTGGCGTTCACCCATACGGTGGGCGAGTTCGGCGTGGTCCTGATGCTGGGAGGAAATATTCCAGGTGCGACGCGGACGCTTTCGATCTCGCTGTACGACCTGGTGGAGGACAGCAACTATGCCGCCGCAAACAGGACGGCGCTGGCGCTGGTTATATTCGCGATGGCGGCTCTGCTGGTGATCTACCTGCTGCCGGGGATGCGTCGCAGCCGGGGAAGGCAGGCTGACCTTGTCCGATAA
- the thrB gene encoding homoserine kinase has protein sequence MTPSPFRMRLPATSANLGPGFDALGLAMALYLDIEADISGAGAFSIEATGRNAQACSVIENNLILMTYMDVLTNAGKLSPRLSLKLHNEIPLGMGCGSSAAALLAGVLLANHFGELNWSRQQILEEACRREGHPDNVAACFLGGMTVSAMDEGLVKTATYTDDLKWNLLLALPPASLSTSKARAMLPSHYSREDAVLNIQSTALLVSAFALGRGDLLATAMRDRIHQPYRIQACPLLGRLMPLSGAPGFLGVALSGAGPSVLMVTDRPLSKLLGKIREAAEDPDVEILETAISTGAEFSGLSEGK, from the coding sequence ATGACCCCATCGCCGTTCCGCATGCGTCTTCCCGCCACCTCTGCCAACCTTGGTCCCGGCTTCGATGCGCTGGGTCTCGCGATGGCCCTCTATCTCGACATCGAAGCTGACATTTCCGGTGCCGGGGCTTTCAGCATCGAGGCTACCGGGAGGAACGCCCAGGCCTGTTCGGTCATCGAAAATAATCTGATCCTGATGACCTACATGGACGTCCTGACGAACGCAGGCAAACTGTCGCCCCGCCTGTCCCTGAAGCTTCACAATGAGATTCCCCTCGGAATGGGATGTGGTTCCAGTGCAGCCGCGCTTCTTGCCGGGGTGCTCCTCGCAAATCACTTTGGCGAGCTGAATTGGTCGCGCCAGCAGATTCTTGAAGAGGCGTGCCGCCGCGAGGGTCATCCCGATAATGTGGCAGCCTGCTTTCTTGGAGGAATGACTGTATCCGCGATGGATGAAGGGCTCGTAAAAACAGCCACTTATACGGATGACTTAAAGTGGAACCTTCTTTTAGCGCTCCCTCCAGCCAGTCTTTCGACGAGCAAAGCCCGGGCCATGCTGCCGTCGCACTACTCGCGGGAGGACGCCGTTCTCAACATCCAGTCGACGGCCCTACTTGTATCTGCTTTCGCTCTTGGCCGGGGCGACCTTCTGGCCACTGCGATGCGCGATCGGATTCATCAGCCCTATCGTATCCAGGCTTGCCCCCTTCTGGGAAGGCTGATGCCGCTCTCCGGGGCGCCCGGCTTTCTCGGGGTCGCTCTCAGCGGCGCGGGTCCGTCAGTTTTGATGGTGACTGACAGGCCACTTTCCAAGCTTCTGGGGAAGATTCGAGAGGCCGCGGAGGATCCGGATGTGGAAATCCTCGAGACCGCAATCTCTACAGGGGCGGAATTTTCAGGCTTATCAGAGGGGAAGTAA
- a CDS encoding ABC transporter permease, giving the protein MKRVLLTLPVLWVVVSVVFLLIHLVPGDPIVQMLGEGATASDIGALRHAYGLDVPLIEQYLHYWRGILHGDLGQSLRMHDSVTHLILQRYPYTLALTIAALILGVGASIPVGIASALHRNRWQDRSLGVLSLVGLSFPNFALGPILILIFSIGLGWLPVSTAGNGSLADFLLHLILPAITLGLSLAAVLTRMVRTAMLEELSQDYIRTARAKGLPERTVVYRHALRNALIPVLTVIGLQFGSLLAGAIVTEIIFSWPGIGRLTISAIYNRDYALVQGCILAVGLTYVAVNLLTDVAYTVANPRMRGL; this is encoded by the coding sequence ATGAAGCGCGTCCTGCTTACGCTGCCGGTCCTCTGGGTTGTGGTTTCGGTGGTCTTTCTCCTCATCCATCTGGTCCCTGGCGATCCTATCGTCCAGATGCTGGGGGAGGGCGCGACCGCCTCTGATATTGGAGCCCTGCGTCATGCTTATGGACTCGATGTCCCTCTGATCGAGCAGTATCTTCATTACTGGCGAGGCATCCTGCATGGCGACCTGGGGCAGTCGCTGCGGATGCACGACTCTGTCACGCATCTCATCCTGCAGCGGTATCCCTACACCCTGGCTCTTACCATCGCCGCGCTCATTCTCGGGGTAGGCGCGTCCATTCCCGTGGGGATTGCATCGGCGCTGCATCGCAACCGCTGGCAGGATCGCAGTCTTGGAGTCCTGTCGCTCGTCGGCCTCTCGTTTCCCAACTTCGCGCTGGGGCCCATCCTCATCCTCATCTTTTCGATCGGACTTGGATGGCTTCCAGTTTCGACGGCGGGCAATGGAAGCCTGGCAGACTTCCTCCTTCACCTGATCCTTCCAGCTATCACCCTCGGGCTGTCTCTCGCTGCGGTCCTGACACGGATGGTACGCACCGCCATGTTGGAAGAGCTTAGCCAGGACTACATCCGCACTGCTCGGGCGAAGGGGCTCCCCGAACGCACCGTCGTCTATCGTCATGCTCTCCGCAATGCGCTCATCCCCGTGTTGACGGTGATCGGCCTTCAGTTCGGCTCACTGCTGGCGGGCGCCATCGTTACCGAGATCATCTTCAGTTGGCCCGGTATCGGACGCCTGACGATCTCCGCCATCTACAACCGCGACTATGCTCTTGTGCAGGGATGCATCCTCGCGGTCGGCCTTACCTATGTGGCCGTCAATCTGCTGACCGATGTGGCCTATACCGTGGCGAATCCTCGTATGCGAGGCCTATAG
- the trxA gene encoding thioredoxin, giving the protein MAGQFVTEVSDVNFEKDVLQSEQPVLVDFWAAWCGPCRALAPVVDEVASHYQGQLKVMKMDVDANTATPMRYGIRGIPALLLFKDGKVADQIVGYVPKDTIDKSITKVLA; this is encoded by the coding sequence ATGGCAGGTCAGTTCGTAACAGAAGTCAGCGACGTGAATTTCGAGAAAGATGTCCTACAGTCAGAGCAGCCCGTGCTCGTAGATTTTTGGGCGGCCTGGTGCGGACCGTGTCGCGCTCTCGCTCCCGTTGTGGACGAGGTGGCCAGCCATTATCAGGGCCAGCTTAAGGTGATGAAGATGGACGTCGACGCAAATACCGCAACCCCGATGCGTTACGGCATCCGCGGTATTCCTGCCCTGCTCCTTTTCAAGGACGGCAAGGTGGCAGACCAGATCGTCGGCTATGTCCCCAAGGACACCATCGACAAGTCCATCACCAAGGTTCTTGCGTAA
- a CDS encoding metallophosphoesterase family protein, producing the protein MLIGVISDTHGLLRPEATAALAGAAHILHAGDVGDARILDELRRIAPVTAIRGNVDLRGECSLLPPTEAVELGGKLFYLVHSVQDLDIDPVAAQVDVVVSGHSHKSGIERKQGVTYLNPGSAGPRRLDLPVSVALLTISQSQLEPRLVELSV; encoded by the coding sequence GTGCTGATCGGAGTAATCTCAGACACCCACGGCCTGCTGCGCCCGGAAGCCACCGCCGCGCTAGCCGGGGCAGCACACATTCTGCATGCTGGGGATGTTGGAGATGCCAGGATTCTGGACGAGCTACGCCGGATCGCGCCCGTAACAGCGATTCGCGGCAACGTGGATCTTCGCGGCGAGTGTTCCCTGCTGCCACCGACAGAGGCAGTGGAACTGGGCGGAAAGTTGTTTTACCTGGTGCACTCGGTCCAGGATCTCGATATCGATCCCGTCGCGGCGCAGGTGGATGTCGTCGTCAGCGGACACTCTCACAAATCCGGAATCGAGCGGAAGCAGGGTGTGACATACCTGAATCCGGGAAGTGCCGGGCCCAGGCGACTTGACCTGCCGGTGAGCGTGGCTTTGCTGACCATAAGCCAGTCCCAACTGGAGCCCAGGCTTGTGGAATTATCCGTCTAA
- a CDS encoding carbohydrate-binding protein — MRKVVITDNPTGLPTSGSWLPLEKIGSVEISSEDPNFPIEHALRESGAGGWRASAPGPQRIRLIFDEPQTIHRIQLHFVEKDAERSQEFWLLALVGDELRDVVRQQWNFSPQGTTEELEDYTVELTGVNALELRIDPDRAHDPLQSRHAASLERLRLA, encoded by the coding sequence ATGCGCAAGGTCGTAATAACCGATAACCCTACAGGTCTTCCAACGTCCGGCTCATGGCTTCCTCTTGAAAAGATCGGCTCCGTCGAGATCAGCTCAGAGGATCCGAACTTCCCCATCGAGCATGCGCTGAGAGAATCAGGAGCCGGAGGTTGGCGGGCCTCCGCACCCGGACCTCAACGAATCCGGCTCATCTTTGATGAGCCTCAAACCATCCACAGGATTCAACTTCACTTCGTGGAAAAGGATGCGGAGCGCTCACAGGAGTTCTGGCTGCTGGCGCTTGTGGGCGACGAACTTCGCGACGTGGTGAGGCAGCAGTGGAACTTCTCTCCTCAGGGCACGACCGAGGAACTGGAAGACTATACCGTGGAGTTGACCGGCGTGAATGCGCTGGAACTGCGAATCGATCCTGACCGCGCCCATGATCCGCTGCAGAGCCGCCACGCAGCCTCCCTCGAACGATTGAGGCTGGCGTAG
- a CDS encoding ATP-binding cassette domain-containing protein translates to MSDNQPDNQFQRLLSVNLKHRVGGVSLDVAFRLTEPWTVLFGPSGSGKTTVLRAIAGFVRPDEGRIVHGPMDRVLTDTQNRVFVPVHLRPIRVAAQAAKLFQNMTVAENVAYGMQWRSHPADEQQVLQEVLEKMRLATLAKRRTEKLSGGERQRVSVARAIAATIAYDGTDKPLLLLDEPFAGLDAILRDELVMMLREWLRKWKISVLSVSHDPAECYLLDASVIRLAEGQVVDQGPVEQVLAEERRRLLARLRAG, encoded by the coding sequence TTGTCCGATAACCAACCCGATAACCAGTTCCAAAGGCTGCTCAGCGTAAACCTGAAACATCGTGTAGGCGGGGTCTCGCTCGACGTGGCCTTTCGTCTCACCGAGCCGTGGACGGTGCTCTTTGGGCCTTCCGGCAGTGGCAAAACCACGGTGTTGCGGGCGATTGCCGGGTTTGTAAGGCCGGATGAGGGGCGGATTGTCCATGGGCCGATGGATCGCGTGTTGACCGATACGCAGAATCGCGTGTTCGTGCCAGTTCATCTGAGACCGATCCGGGTGGCGGCACAGGCGGCGAAGTTATTCCAGAACATGACCGTCGCGGAGAATGTGGCCTACGGGATGCAGTGGCGTTCACATCCGGCGGATGAGCAGCAGGTTCTCCAGGAGGTGCTGGAGAAGATGCGGCTGGCCACCCTTGCGAAACGCAGAACCGAGAAGCTGAGCGGAGGAGAACGGCAGAGAGTATCCGTCGCGCGTGCGATTGCCGCGACGATTGCTTACGACGGAACTGACAAGCCGCTGCTTCTGCTGGATGAGCCCTTTGCGGGTCTGGACGCGATCTTGCGGGATGAACTGGTGATGATGCTGCGCGAGTGGCTGAGAAAGTGGAAGATTTCGGTACTCTCGGTCTCTCACGATCCGGCCGAGTGTTATCTGCTGGATGCCTCGGTTATCCGACTTGCGGAAGGGCAGGTGGTCGACCAGGGGCCGGTGGAGCAGGTGCTCGCTGAGGAACGGCGGCGGTTGCTGGCGCGACTTCGCGCTGGGTGA